TTTGGGGTCCAGCATTACCCAAGCTTGGTGGCAGAGTGGAGGCCATCATAAATGCAAATCAGCTAACAGTTGTAGATGAATTCACACCTTATATCCTGTCTGGCTAACTAACAAGTACATATGATTTGTATGGATTATAGAATCATCTTTAGATGCTAATGATGTATGATTCATGGGACGCATGAGGAAGTGAGGAACCGGTAAGAAAAACACTGAATAATAAACACCGGAAATCTAAGAACTTATTTGAGGGAACTcctatagaaaaaaaaataataataatttttattNNNNNNNNNNNNNNNNNNNNNNNNNNNNNNNNNNNNNNNNNNNNNNNNNNNNNNNNNNNNNNNNNNNNNNNNNNNNNNNNNNNNNNNNNNNNNNNNNNNNNNNNNNNNNNNNNNNNNNNNNNNNNNNNNNNNNNNNNNNNNNNNNNNNNNNNNNNNNNNNNNNNNNNNNNNNNNNNNNNNNNNNNNNNNNNNTACTTTTACTActaaaattttatcaaacacactaaaaaaaaatcttttcctaACAAACACTAATTCCTAATGGCTTGTTGAGCTGAGAATCCTATTCTTGTGACCTCTTTTTCAGGGAATGATGCTCATAAATCAACAAAATATTTGAGTTCTAATACCTCTAAAAACGAATCCAGTTCCAATTGAATCCAGTCACAAATGAATATAACCCAAACACAACCCCCTGCCCCCCTTTCTTTCATTTTATATTGAAATAAAATAGGAAAAGAAATACTTCACGAATAAGTGTTTTNNNNNNNNNNNNNNNNNNNNNNNNNNNNNNNNNNNNNNNNNNNNNNNNNNNNNNNNNNNNNNNNNNNNNNNNNNNNNNNNNNNNNNNNNNNNNNNNNNNNNNNNNNNNNNNNNNNNNNNNNNNNNNNNNNNNNNNNNNNNNNNNNNNNNNNNNNNNNNAAATACgacttttttataaaaatacagaaattttatatatttatattttatttctttttcctcctacatttttttttctttcttttttttttcaaaaggtaaaaaaagggagaaacataactaaagaaaataaaagaaaaaaaaaggagggaGAAAGAAGAATGCAGATTATTGAGGggaaagaaggaggaggaagctGACTTTTTAGGTATATCCTTTTTTTGGGGGGGATCTTTTGGGAACCTAGTTCTAGTTGGGAGCTTGGTTGAACAATTACATATTCAACTAGTACGACTCAAACAGGAAACATGAATAGTAGAGCAAAATAACAATTTTACAGAACAAGAAGATACCAGCAAATCATTCAGGTATCACTCCAACTCAGTTGCTTCTTCTGAATCGGATAACGGTAACAGGGTACAGATTCCGAGCATGTGACCGTTCAGGCATACATAATACTCGACACAATCTTCATAGGAACCCAACCTGCAACTCGCACTTTGAGGGATCATCTTAGCTTGCAGCATGCTCCACAACTTTGCCTTACAGTAAGGGCAAACTTCtcttggatggagcttggcaccTTTCTTAATCAACATCTTCCTGACCTTCGAAGTCGCAAACGACTTAAAAACTCCACGGAAAAATCCTATATCTCCTTCCTCGCCCTGGTCAAGATGCTCGCAAGGATCAGACACATATAAAACATCAGTTCTACATTTCGGCAAAAGAAAGCTCTTTCCGGATGTTCCAGAAAATCGAGTCTGATACACAAAATGACCAGGGATATGAATGCTATTGAACAAGCCACCTTTCTTGCATCCTGAACAGTATAATAGCAGCTTCCCTAGGGCTCTCCAGTTCCCATCAACACTGTGACTTCCACTAGATTGCAGATCAAGCATCATCTTTGGAGCTCTCGTTCGACAAAACTCTTTCCATAGAACTCGTTTGGCAAAATCATCAAACCATTTGCACACACTTGACAGAGCAGCAATTAGCTTGGGATTCCAATTCAAATGTTGAAACACTAAAAATAAGACATTTTCACTTAAATGTCCTTTTGTGCATTGACAGCTAGCTGAGTGTATGCAGCGAAACTGCTTCGTGAGAATCATTCTCTTCACCTGGCAGAAATGAAAGACAAATTGAAAACAATTTAATGATACTAGGTTCATGAAGAACACTAAAGCACATACACCCTTTAAGAATTCACTGGATCAAGCTGATTTCTAGAGTAGTTCAagacaaaacataaaataaaatctttcttcttcctctaattACATGGTATACCTCCAACTTCCAGTGATGGTCACTTCAGTATCTTAGTCTTACACTCTTACCCTTCACAAAACAAAATATCACCTACCCTTTCTCCTTGAGGAGATGTGAACTCATCCATGTCTAGAATCCCTAACTAGCTGGAAGACCCTAAAACAGATGACAATTTTCAACTCCAACAACAGAAAAAATCCATCcacatttaaaaatataaataaaataaagccctTTATTTTTACAACTGCAATTTGGGAATGTCAGTCACCCAAATATCAAATGGAAACGAAATTCTTATGCACATCCAAGAATAGAAATGCAGAGGAAGCTAAAATGCATAGTTGCTAAACCCTAGACACAAAAAAACCGAATTGACCCAGCTCGACAACTCACACAATGAACAATTAAAAAACTTGGAGGaagaaaaacagcatcaaaagaAACCGAGAGTGGAATAGATCATAAATCACAGCACAGCTACTCGAAATTAAAGAtccaaacaaacaaataaaggaaaaaagAGAAGAGCTTGTAGCAATTAATAGTGACTCACAGTGAACTCAAGTCAGCTTTGGGCATAGCCACCAAACCCTAGAAAAGACCAGCACTGCTCTGATTCCAAATTGTAAATGCAAATCCAATAAAGAAGCACAACTAAAGTTTTATGTTTATGCTTAAAGCTTAAAGCTTAATTGGGAGAAGCTAATCTTACAGCAAAACTTGGCTGacaaaagcagaaaaataaaataagaacaaaatGTGGTAATTACTAATTAGTAATTAGAGGCGTAAGCAGGGGCAATATGGTCAAAAAGTGCATAGAATACGCGGAAAGTAGCAGTGGCAGAGATGGGGTTGTATTCTATCGCTATTGGGTCAATGGGAGGGCATTTTCGTAATATGCACCAAGGGTGAAATCTATCTGGTCACAAAATCCATCTTCCTCCAAGAAATTAAAAAGCCACCTCAGATGACCTGTTTCTTCAATTTGAGTTTTGACTTTTGATAGTAAATTACTATATTATTGTTGTTTTCATTTGAtaattaatgttaaaatttatTGTCGTTAGAATCTTATTTATTCTTATCCTTTGGACTTTAGACTTTAGAGGCTTAACTTGGCCATCTCCTCAACCACCCAAGTCACTCACTTTCCCTTTCCCTAGAAATTAGAATCAATCAATTTCATGCAATGTTCATCGTAAGGTATTCAATCATATCATCCTCAAATTCATTGCTTGCATATTCTCCCATTATTGTTCTTCATCTTTTCACCAAGACCTACAACTAAGGTAATTAAACATGGTTTTGCGACTTACTAGATACNNNNNNNNNNNNNNNNNNNNNNNNNNNNNNNNNNNNNNNNNNNNNNNNNNNNNNNNNNNNNNNNNNNNNNNNNNNNNNNNNNNNNNNNNNNNNNNNNNNNNNNNNNNNNNNNNNNNNNNNNNNNNNNNNNNNNNNNNNNNNNNNNNNNNNNNNNNaatatatatataaaaatataaatatatattaaaattaaattaaatttatacacaaatatattaatgATTGATTTTAATGATTCATTATAGTGTATACataatatttttaacaataaTGCTAGGAACTAAGATGGTTTCAGCTAAAAACCAGTCAAATGCCTCTCGGTGAATCCAAAACCTCTATGTGGATGGTGCTTATACTAGATATTAgaatgtttcttttctttgtaaattgaaTGGTTctaaatctatttttttatttatcatattTTAGGTATTTGGAAAGGAAAGGAGGGTGAAGAGACGGAAGCTAATTGAATCAGTTTCTGTGATTCACGTTGCAATGATGCTGAACGTATCTTCTCCTAATTTGAatgtattaaaatatttaataattaatattttaagtcataaataaataaaactaattactatatttataattaattaagttgttccaTTTTTGACTGATTTGGAGTTGGTTCATatacttttcctatttttaaattttctataACTTCATCATTGATCCAAATTGGTTTATGAGACTGGTAATTATTGTTTCTTTACCCCTAATgttgtattaattaatttttttggtcaTATTGCTACTATTAGAAATAAAATATAATGGCATAATTGAATTCATAATTATTGCACTTACTATATTCCGAAATTTCCTTCTGGCATTTCATATATATATGTCCTTCCGTAATTAATAATTTCCTTATTATGACATTGCACATCCACTTGATATATAAATTAGACTGAACAGTGTAAATGCTCCTATGAATATGAATATGATTATGGTACAAATTATTTATATCCACAAAACCTATCCTCATTTATATTCATACGTATACTATGTGAAAGGACATATACGTGAAAATCATAAATTTTATTCAAGTAGTAAAGTACGGCTCTATATACTCTTAATTCGTGATTCATTGTGCCACAATTATGAAAAGTTCTGAGTAGCTGGAAATCAagtaaaacttaaaaaaataaaaaattaataaaataaaatatttgactaCTTGATTGAACTGAAAGAAGATCGAAtaatatagagtaaagtatcatttttgttccCAATATTTGGGATAAGTTCTAAAGTTATTCTTAACGTTTTaatcgtcttatttaagtccctaatattttaaaattggctcaatgttATCCTGCTGTTAAGGAtttgttaacagaattgacggcaggacaaaattgagatgattATGAAATGTTAAAGACTTAAATAAAAcgaaaatgttagggacaaaaacgatacatagaaataaattttaattttatcctttaataatatcatttttttactttatataatattcaattattttttaatcacatctaagtaaattacacttaatcacattatttttattttaaataatttttttatatttttatattaacttataactttaagtgtaaaattataaaaaaattaatttatttagaatgaaagtaatatgattaagtataatttacttagatgatgtgattaaaaaataattgaatattatgtacagtaaaaaattgatactattgaaggataaaaccaaaatttatttctatgtatcatttttgtccccaatgttttcgtcctatttaagtctctaacgtattaaaattgtctcaattttgtttcactgtcaattctgttaacggatccctaatggcaggacaccattgagtcaattttaaaacattagggacttaaataggacaactaaaacgttaggaacaactttaaaatttacctcaaacgttggagataaaaacgatactttaatTTAATACAGGGAATTAGAAGATATGATGGTAAAATAAACTTGTGTTATTGTAATATCAATTTGACAAGAATCATCCATAGAATTCAATAATGCAATTAACGTTACAAATGAATAAACTtgtgttattttaatattaatttgacAAGAATCATCCATGGAATTCAATAATGCAATTAACGTTCCAAAACATGGAATTTGTAATAATAGTAGTTGCAACTCCTTAATTATAttacaaaattacttgaaaggcCATAAAAAATCAATCTAAAACCATTtaataaaattatcttattttgtNNNNNNNNNNNNNNNNNNNNNNNNNNNNNNNNNNNNNNNNNNNNNNNNNNNNNNNNNNNNNNNNNNNNNNNNNNNNNNNNNNNNNNNNNNNNNNNNNNNNNNNNNNNNNNNNNNNNNNNNNNNNNNNNNNNNNNNNNNNNNNNNNNNNNNNNNNNNNNNNNNNNNNNNNNNNNNNNNNNNNNNNNNNNNNNNNNNNNNNNNNNNNNNTACATAATATTAAAGAACTACctcaataat
The DNA window shown above is from Arachis ipaensis cultivar K30076 chromosome B08, Araip1.1, whole genome shotgun sequence and carries:
- the LOC107614113 gene encoding EID1-like F-box protein 2, which codes for MILTKQFRCIHSASCQCTKGHLSENVLFLVFQHLNWNPKLIAALSSVCKWFDDFAKRVLWKEFCRTRAPKMMLDLQSSGSHSVDGNWRALGKLLLYCSGCKKGGLFNSIHIPGHFVYQTRFSGTSGKSFLLPKCRTDVLYVSDPCEHLDQGEEGDIGFFRGVFKSFATSKVRKMLIKKGAKLHPREVCPYCKAKLWSMLQAKMIPQSASCRLGSYEDCVEYYVCLNGHMLGICTLLPLSDSEEATELE